One region of Drosophila kikkawai strain 14028-0561.14 chromosome 2R, DkikHiC1v2, whole genome shotgun sequence genomic DNA includes:
- the Achl gene encoding uncharacterized protein Achl: MNNAKDQEQDQKQEVYEVKAPHAGAEGHTFLVSPVDPTPILQPILTAVPVMKPRDSAPAMGKPRQEMEEDKEELPCCSSQAVVPLSSSLPSKLLRFHAKRSAQALLHQMESLDSQLGSSNGSSSEDTSPSAPPMSPTDHQLVDVGMGSSIGDSEESSEEGDELKPLAVDNHIMHEVDLNERQNSPPAVLSEANLEKFRKHQMDNIYLHPNFSLDASPPPAVAPANSPVLEAKRTHRSFLALKKEKEEEQPKELEHHHHPERELASPQEPNEIDSLDPSLIPSEELAAEITEAVEFYFSNESILKDAFLLKHVRRNKEGFVSLKLVSSFKRVRQLTREWKVVGDAVRRKSRKIELNDVGTKVRRIDPLPSFDETMPSRTIVACDLPMDKLTIEKVSDLFSRCGEIALIRILKPGMAIPVDVRQFMNKYPELQQKECALVEYLESSSAREALHLSGPFQVYEMVAPKKKTGKKAAVIQIAAPVARMVENYRYYNDASYERSRGGSFSGHETVPDLRFKLKRNNSDFQPNYYQQQMAPNYHAMPYQPQPHQQHFQPRGSIGSGGIQNQDPSGFFGYGPRRYSNTSTISANTAAALAECSPTSAAAVAPNSGGHPISNLQRRLSNCSEQNYTPEGNASMSRRASNCSVTDTGAPQRRDSNCSESCPCSRRVSDFGQTPAENSFRKTSVCSNGSCPGNQGQQERRFSNGSMQFERTFSNASENSGFYRRPSNDFNIEREPIQTDQMVGGGGGGYQVWPRRYSNNFQQLSNKLAAYDNAQYIGGRRISTDSGYDRRYSFGSEFEGSPRSRTGSFLSNYKHGGDGYDGQPRSRTGSFLDGSPRSRSGSFAQRAAESLVRTPMGPDGSKGFGQRARKFGQAISPV, translated from the coding sequence ATGAATAACGCCAAGGATCAGGAGCAGGATCAGAAACAGGAGGTGTACGAGGTAAAAGCCCCACATGCGGGAGCCGAGGGTCACACCTTTCTAGTAAGTCCTGTGGATCCCACACCCATCCTACAGCCCATACTCACCGCTGTGCCTGTGATGAAGCCCAGGGATTCGGCTCCAGCGATGGGGAAACCTCGACAGGAAATGGAAGAAGATAAGGAGGAGCTGCCCTGCTGCAGCTCCCAGGCTGTGGTGCCGCTCTCCTCATCGCTGCCCTCCAAGCTGCTGCGTTTCCATGCCAAGCGTTCGGCCCAGGCTCTGCTCCATCAAATGGAATCCCTGGACTCCCAGCTGGGCAGCAGCAATGGCAGCTCCTCGGAGGACACTTCGCCCAGTGCGCCACCCATGTCGCCCACAGATCATCAGCTAGTGGACGTAGGCATGGGCTCTTCCATAGGCGACTCTGAAGAGTCCTCGGAGGAGGGAGACGAACTGAAACCCCTGGCCGTAGACAATCACATCATGCACGAGGTGGACCTCAACGAACGACAGAACTCACCTCCAGCGGTGCTGAGTGAGGCCAATTTGGAGAAGTTCCGCAAGCACCAGATGGACAACATCTATCTGCATCCCAACTTCAGTCTAGATGCCTCGCCGCCGCCAGCTGTGGCTCCAGCCAACTCACCTGTGCTGGAGGCTAAGCGGACGCATCGCTCGTTCCTGGCCctcaaaaaggaaaaggaagagGAGCAACCGAAGGAGTTGGAGCACCATCATCACCCAGAGCGGGAGCTAGCCAGTCCCCAGGAACCAAATGAGATAGACAGCCTGGATCCTTCACTAATTCCCAGCGAGGAACTGGCCGCCGAGATCACCGAGGCCGTGGAGTTCTATTTCTCCAACGAGAGCATTCTCAAGGACGCCTTCCTTCTCAAGCACGTGCGCCGCAACAAGGAGGGCTTTGTGAGCCTCAAGTTGGTGTCCAGTTTCAAGAGAGTTCGTCAATTAACCCGGGAGTGGAAGGTAGTGGGCGATGCTGTGCGTCGCAAGTCCCGCAAGATCGAGCTCAATGATGTGGGCACTAAGGTGAGGAGGATTGATCCTTTGCCCAGTTTCGACGAGACCATGCCTTCGCGCACGATTGTGGCCTGTGACCTGCCCATGGATAAGCTGACAATTGAAAAGGTCTCGGATTTGTTCTCCCGCTGTGGTGAGATTGCCCTGATCCGCATCTTGAAACCAGGAATGGCCATACCCGTGGATGTGCGTCAGTTCATGAACAAGTATCCCGAGCTGCAGCAGAAGGAGTGTGCCTTGGTGGAGTACTTGGAGTCCTCTTCCGCTAGGGAGGCTCTACATCTGAGTGGTCCCTTCCAGGTGTATGAGATGGTGGCGCCCAAGAAGAAGACCGGCAAGAAGGCGGCCGTCATCCAGATTGCCGCTCCAGTGGCCCGCATGGTGGAGAACTATCGCTACTACAATGATGCCAGCTACGAGAGGAGTCGCGGCGGCAGCTTCTCGGGCCACGAGACCGTTCCTGATCTGCGCTTCAAGCTGAAGAGGAACAACTCGGATTTCCAGCCGAACTACTACCAGCAGCAAATGGCGCCCAACTATCATGCCATGCCTTATCAGCCACAGCCGCACCAGCAGCACTTCCAGCCGCGTGGCAGCATTGGATCCGGTGGCATCCAGAACCAGGATCCCTCGGGTTTTTTCGGCTATGGTCCCAGGCGTTACAGCAACACATCCACAATCTCCGCCAACACGGCGGCTGCCTTGGCCGAATGCTCTCCTACGTCTGCTGCTGCAGTCGCTCCTAACTCTGGAGGCCATCCCATTAGCAATCTGCAAAGGCGTCTGTCCAACTGTTCCGAGCAGAACTACACACCCGAGGGAAATGCTTCCATGTCCAGGAGGGCCAGTAACTGCTCGGTAACCGATACAGGAGCTCCTCAGCGACGGGACTCCAACTGCTCGGAGAGTTGTCCTTGCTCGCGACGCGTTTCCGACTTTGGCCAGACACCAGCTGAGAATAGTTTCCGGAAGACCTCGGTGTGCTCCAATGGAAGTTGTCCCGGCAACCAGGGCCAGCAGGAGCGTCGCTTCTCCAACGGATCCATGCAGTTCGAGCGGACCTTCTCGAATGCCAGCGAGAACAGCGGCTTCTATCGTCGTCCTTCAAATGATTTCAATATTGAGAGGGAGCCCATCCAGACGGATCAGATGGTgggtggtggcggcggtggctaCCAGGTGTGGCCCCGCAGGTACTCCAATAACTTCCAGCAGCTGAGCAACAAGCTGGCGGCCTACGACAATGCCCAGTACATTGGCGGCAGGCGCATTTCCACGGACTCGGGCTACGATCGTCGCTATTCCTTTGGATCGGAGTTTGAAGGATCTCCCAGATCCCGAACTGGCAGCTTCCTGAGCAACTACAAGCATGGAGGAGATGGTTACGATGGACAGCCCAGATCTCGCACTGGCAGCTTCCTCGATGGCTCACCTCGCTCCCGCTCGGGATCCTTTGCCCAGCGGGCGGCCGAGAGCCTGGTGCGCACTCCCATGGGTCCGGATGGGAGCAAGGGCTTTGGCCAGCGGGCCAGGAAGTTTGGCCAGGCCATATCACCTGTCTAG